The Stutzerimonas stutzeri RCH2 genomic interval CCGGCCAGCCGCCACGTACGGCCTTGATCACCGCAGCCACCTCACGCGGATGGTGGCCGTAGTCGTCGACCAGCATCACGCTGCCATTCTCGACCGGCAGGTCACCATAGACCTGAAAGCGACGGCCGACGCCAGCGAACTCGGCCAGGCCCTGGATGATGGCCTCGTCGTCGATGCCTTCGTCGGTGGCAATGGCGATCGTCGCCAGGGCGTTGAGCACGTTGTGATTGCCAGGCATGTGCACCGACACGTCCAGCGGCTCGCAGCCGTCGCGCAGCACGGTGAAGTAGGTACGCATGCCTTCCTGGCGAACGTTGATGGCGCGCACGTCCGCATCTTCGCTGAAACCGTAGGTAGTGGTGGGCCGGCCGATCTGCGGAATGATCTCGCGCACCACCGGATCGTCGACACAAAGCACGGCCAGCCCGTAGAACGGCAGGTTGTGCAGGAACTCGACGAAGGTCTTCTTCAGCTTGCCGAAGTCGCCGCCATAGGTGCTCATATGGTCGGCGTCGATGTTGGTCACCACCGCCACCATCGGCTGCAGGTGGAGGAAGCTGGCATCGCTCTCGTCCGCCTCGGCGATAAGGTAACGGCTGCTACCCAGCTGGGCGTTGGTCCCGGCCGCGGTCAGGCGACCGCCGATGACGAAGGTTGGATCAAGCCCGCCGGCAGCAAATACCGAAGCCAGCAGGCTGGTAGTGGTGGTCTTGCCATGAGTGCCGGCAACGGCAATGCCGTGGCGATAGCGCATCAGCTCGGCCAGCATCTCCGCGCGCGGTACGACCGGGATGCGCTGCTCGAGCGCCAGGGCGACTTCCGGGTTGGCCGAGTTGACGGCGCTGGACACTACCAGCACGTCAGCGCCAGCGACATTACCGGCCTGATGGCCGATGAAGATCTGCGCCCCGAAACTCTGCAGGCGGTCGGTACTGGCAGATTCCTTGAGATCGGAACCGGAAACCTCGTAGCCGAGATTGAGCAACACCTCGGCGATGCCGCACATGCCAACCCCGCCGATACCGACGAAGTGGATGCGGCGAATGCGGCGCATGCGGCGTACTTCCGCTTTCACCGCGGCGGGAGACTTAGCCATGGGCCACCTCCAGGCAGATTTCGACCACGCTGCGGGTGGCGTCGGGCCGGGCCAGGCGGCGCGCAGTGGCCCCCATGGCCTTGAGTTTTTCCGGCTGCATCATTACCTCGGTCAGCTGAGCGGCGAGCGCGGCCGCATCAGTCTTGGCTTGTGGCAGAAGAACGGCAGCGCCCTCCTTCGCCAGATATTCGGCATTGCGTGTCTGGTGATCGTCGATCGCGTGGGGCAACGGCACCAGGAACGACGGCAGGCCAGCGGCGGCCAGCTCGCAGACGGTGA includes:
- the murC gene encoding UDP-N-acetylmuramate--L-alanine ligase; amino-acid sequence: MAKSPAAVKAEVRRMRRIRRIHFVGIGGVGMCGIAEVLLNLGYEVSGSDLKESASTDRLQSFGAQIFIGHQAGNVAGADVLVVSSAVNSANPEVALALEQRIPVVPRAEMLAELMRYRHGIAVAGTHGKTTTTSLLASVFAAGGLDPTFVIGGRLTAAGTNAQLGSSRYLIAEADESDASFLHLQPMVAVVTNIDADHMSTYGGDFGKLKKTFVEFLHNLPFYGLAVLCVDDPVVREIIPQIGRPTTTYGFSEDADVRAINVRQEGMRTYFTVLRDGCEPLDVSVHMPGNHNVLNALATIAIATDEGIDDEAIIQGLAEFAGVGRRFQVYGDLPVENGSVMLVDDYGHHPREVAAVIKAVRGGWPERRLVMVYQPHRYSRTRDLYDDFVQVLGESNVLLLMEVYPAGEDPIPGADSRQLCHSIRQRGQLDPIYVERGVDLAPLVKPLLRAGDILLCQGAGDIGGLAPQLLRSPLFGGDGSTRKPQ